TTTAGGTGTATTTCCATCCCCCATGAGGGTGTCTCCTTTGTTTGGGGCGGGATGATTTATGTGGCTCGAGGAAACAGCACACATCTTTTTGAGCTTGACTCAGCTGAGGTTATGGATCCCGTTAAGGGAATTTGGCATCCCATTGCACTTATGGGAACTAATATGGCCTCTTATGATGCAGCAGTTCTGAACGGGAAACTTCTTGTGACAGAAGGCTGGATTGGTTCAAGTGTTGTTGTTTTTGGGCACTTGTTTGTGGTTTCAGATCTTGAAAGGATGAAGCTGAAGGTTTATGATGTGGATACTGATTCCTGGGAAACAATAGAAGGGCCTCCTTTACCAGAGCAAATATGCAAACCTTTTACTGTGAGTGCGAATGATTGTAGAATCTATGTTGTGGGTCGGAACCTTTATGTTGCTGTGGGTAGTAAGTATCTCAAGGCTCAACCAAAAAGGCACTCACAATAAAAAGTGGAGGTTTTTGGTTCAATGGAAGGTTGTGGAGGCACTAGAAAGTTTCTATGTCTTGACACCTTCAAGCTCTCAGGTTCTGTTTGcctagttttcaattttttgtgatATAGTGTTTTCTATGATGCTTAGTAAATTGTAATTTGTATGCGAGTATAAAAGATGTAGAATGGAAATGGCTATTCTCTAAAGGCTCCCAAATAGTTTCTGTCATGAACATATCAACTATGTGATTTGATTGTGTTCTTATCTATTTAACTAATGCTTGCTTTGATTTAAATGGCTTGAAATCAttgcatatattaatatttagatTGGATGAGAGTGGTGATATTACTATTTTTGATCTTGCTAGTACTGGACCAGTATTGGGTCTGCTTAATAATACAAATGAAGTGGAACTTAGAGCTGTATCTTCTGGTGCGTTCAAATGCAAAGGAAAACATCTCATACCTTTTGTTCACCATTCCAATTGATTGACCTAGTTGAACAATAATGAGTGCTGTCAATGATCTTAAGTTAAGAGGGTTGATAGTTCTCTGCACTCTCTGTTTTGCCCAAGTGGGGGAGAGAcaaaaataattgcatgatAGGGTAGAAATGGTTACCAATTTAAATAAGGTGTTGATAATCATATCAATCCAAAGCATACGCGATCAGGTTTTTTCTATCAACTACCTAGGGTCTACAAATCTCTTTTTCTTCAGCTTCCAATGTGCTTGAATTGTGTTGCTCATCTTTAATAGTAGTACAGGAGTGCAAGTCATTAGTGTATTACTTGTAAAGTCCAAcgttcttttgattttggtgtaaACAGCTATCTCCTCGAGTACTCACATCCTAAAGATCAAGATTTGGTGTTAGTCCTGAAGTCAGTGAGTATTAAATGCACATTTGGGTTTGATCTAGAGGTTGTAAAGGTGCTTTTAATAGCCTAAAagctcttttaaagaaaaaaataatatgtttggtAAACTTATAAAAAGTGATTTaagcatctaaaaaaaaaaagggataaaaATCCGCTTTTTAGAAAAGCACCAAATTGAAGCTTTTGTTGAAAAATTCCTATGGATAATGCTACATTTATAAAAACATGAGTAACTGTAAAAGTGCCCTTAAATGTATGTTGTTATGAACATGTTTTGTATTACTATGGTAATCTGCAATCAAAAGGTAGTTAGGGCTTGGTGTGTTGAGAGACActtccgatgcttaagtcagtataAGGTTTTAAGAGTATTTCGAGTTTTAGGACGTTCAGAAGTTACCTTAGGTGTGCTATTTGACCTTTATTTATATGAGTTGGGCATGTGAGGAAAGGCCTTGCCTTGTGACTTAGTCTTCTCTAATCCTCATTGGATTGCAGATTGTTAGGATTTTGAATAAGCTAttatacaagaaaaattaattcCTTAGGTGAGTATCCTAGGCAGATACTGCACTAGGCATTATCTATTTGTTACGTCATTAATTTGTGTTTAATGATAGTTGGATTTGAATTCCATATTGATGCATTGTGGCAGTCTTGCCCTTTGACTTGTGCTTCGTGGGCCTTTGACCTTTGGTCCGTGGGATGTTGTTGTCATTGGTTCGGTCAACTCTTTGCGAGGGACTATTTGGCCCTCTCGTTAATCTGCAAATTCCTGTCATAAAAGTGTGGTGAGAATTTCCAATTTTGGCCTTTATTAATTAACCTTTACAGTTTTGGTGTAGTGCTTTAGTTTCTGGGCACGTTCTGTACTTGTTTCATAAGTGGTCATTTTGATGATATGCCTTCCCACGTATGGGGTCGTGTGCGTTGGTTCATTCCTCATGTCTTTTCGAGCGATGTAGATCATGGGATTCCATATTCATGTCTGTGACACTTAATGCAATCTCATTGGGATTGCTTAATTGTCACTTCTCTTATTTAAACTTATCCTTTCATATTTTTTCGTTTTTCTGTCACTGCACTTTCTTTTTGAAATCCCTAATGGCTTCCTACTGCAGTATTCTTTTTGAAGCCTTACTCCATTGTTTCTTAATGCCTCTTTTTCAATATTTGGGGGCCAATGGCTCATCGTTACACTTCTCGCTTTGGTCCTCGCATTTCAAAATCTTCACACCCTCAAGTGTCTCTGAACAAGGCTAGGGGTGCTAGTTAGTATcatacaaataattttaaaggatACTGTTGGTCAGCCACCACTTCATAGGTGGACTTGGATTTTGTAAGGAACTTATATGGAGTTCCTCACTTTGTTGTGCTGGAGGCATCTGGGCCTCATTGTGGGGCTGTCAATTCGGAAGGTCACTAGGTAGGTGGACCTTTTCATGAGTATGTTTCTGATGGGGTTACTTCTCCCCTTTTGTCGTCCTATTCGGGATGTTTTGGATTATTTGGGTTTAGCCAcatcctagcttcatcccaatgcATTGAGAGTATTATTGTCATGTTGTGTTGTATGGCGTTGAGTTTTGGACCTTGTCGTCGAGGAAAATCCTAACCTTATCGCTCGAGAGTTCCTCTATACCCATGATGTTTAAAGTCTTGATGAGAATTTGTGTAGTTTCCATTCACAAACCAAGTATAGGGCGACATGCCTAGAGACTCGCTATTCTCATGTCAAAGATTGGCAcaagaaatttttcttcatgttGGGCATAGGCTTGGAGTACCTTGTGGGAGATTCTTGTCACTAGGAGTTTCCCATTCGGATAGTGTGGGGTGTAGTTCCCAAAGATCTCGAGTCTAATGTGATGCTTTCTGTTCGAGAGAAGACTCACCTTCAACAAGTTTACTCTTGGGTTGGACAGAATCTCGGGGTGATTTACACAGACGCTCTTCTTACTTGGGACATTGATCACTTCTTGGTTATTCCCTAGCGATTCCCACTTTATGGGACACAACTTTTTGAGGGGTCTACCTAATCTTCGTGGGTAGAAAAGGGTCCTTTAATTCCATTGGAATAGAAGGGGAAGAAGTCTTGCCTAGATAGTGATTCAGTCCAGGGAGAGGGTGAAATCGAGCTTTGAGGGTGCTCCTATACCTTTGGGAATTGCTACCCAGAGGGAGGCTTCAGCGCTCCATAGTGGAGTGAATCATCACGGCCAGTTGATCCACTACATCACATTTCGTCCCTCTTAGGAGATATGGGATCAATTTGCCTAGTTTTGACTCCAGGTAATTACTTGGAGGAGGTTCTGAGGTAGGCGGAAGCTGACTTAGCTCTAGTTTTGAAAATTAAGTCTTCTAAATCAGGCGACCAAGAGCAGGTTGGTCAGACCCTATCTACCCATGACTGCTTGATTAAAGTCCTTGATCATAGGGAGGAGGAGGACGATATCGATGTGGTGTTGCACTCCGCATTTTGAGAGCTTGTGCCAAAGGGCTATGCAGGTCCTCTTCTTGAGGCGCCCTTTGAGACTATAGAAGGCACGTCTTTGGCCCCAAGGAATTTGGCTAAGATACAAGAGGTTAGTGAGGATATTCTCCCTCAATGTGACTGAGATGTTTCCACTCCATCTGTTCCTTCCACAACCTCTTGTGGGGAAACTCCTAACCTCTCATTCGATTCTCAGGGGTTATCcccaatgttttaaattttgttccGGTGATCATTTCGGTTTAAGTACTAGAACATAATATTTTGGCACCGGTGTATTTTAGTATTCTatttcgggattaattatatataatatttatatgtatatataaaataacaactaatagaataaatacatatatatatatatatatatatataaatgtaagtgtgtatcatgtaaatgtgtatatatggaaggattgaaaatttataaaatgaatatatgttgaaaaaattataaacttaagttgagacacaaaaacaaagaaaaataaataaaagaatagataaattattaaaaataatgatatcttaaaaagaaaaagagaatgaggGACATATTATAGttacaaaaaagattaaaattatataaatacattttatattccaaaattaattaaatactatttggatataaaatttacaaaaatgttatccaagtacaaaaaaattataaaaatagtctGAAATGGAATGAGAACTGAAATGTCAATTCTGGCCGAAAAGGACCGGAATGGGTTGGAATTTGGAGTGAAACAGAACGAGGTGGTATAGTGTACCAGATACTACACTAGAACGAAAAATTTCGGCCTGAACGAAAGGGAATTTAAAACTATGGTTATCTCGTGATGATCCCTCAAGTGTGGAACTCAATGGTGGTCGGGTTTTGATTCTTTCCTTGCTTTCAGCATTTTTCCTCCTGATGAGGGAGTCCATTTGTCTTCCTATCCTACCCTGTCCGTTAATGTTTTACCTCTTGACAGAGTTCCTTCACCTGTCAATCTAGGAGGGGCTACGAATCAGGTTCTACCTCCAGACGGGATGAACCTTTTGGGGCAGGCGAGTCAACAGTCCCAACTAGCTCTGCCTTTGTATCTTGATCGCTTGTGGCCTCACCACCTCGCTATTCCAATCAAGTAGGTGGTTCCAAGCCTTCATTTGCCGGTAGGGAGCTCAATGTTTTAGGGCTACCTAGTCCCTTTGGTTCTCATTCTTCGGGGCCTACCTTGCGGGCCAATAGCTGTGTGAAGGAGTTGGTTTGGGAAATAGCATGCCAACTAAGAGGCTTTTTGTCTTCTGTAAGCTTATTTGACTTAGTTTCTATGTAAtttgtttttcccttttcctaaCACAGATTGATTTAGTGCCCTAGGGGTTGATGAACTTGCTGGTTGGATTGTCGATCACCAGTTCTACCTAGAAAATGAGGTTTGCGCTCTTTGCTCCTATGCTGAAAAGGCTCACTAGGTTAACTCCAAGGCAAGGGAGGAGGGGGATGAGCTAGTGGGTGCATGATCTTATTGGGAGTCTTACTCCTATATGTTAGAGGAGGACGCGCCGGTCTCCAGGATGGGATGGTTGATCTCCAAAATGAATGACTTGCagaagtttgaagaagaggtgTCGAGTTGTTATTTCTAGGCCAATTTTTTGGAGAATGAACATGGCATGGGATATGCTTGTACGCCTAGAGAAAGAGTTGAAGGAATCCAAATAGCACTCCTTAGAGTAGGTTGGTACGGCCACTGAGTCTCAGAATGCTCGTTTAGAACTCAATGTGACCCTTGACTCTATTTGTGGTAAGATGGCTCAGCTGGAAGCTCGGTTTGCAGTGATAGCTAGGGTGTTGTGGTTTGAAGTGTTTAATAGGAGTGGAATGACTTGGGTGATGTCTAGGAGGATAGTGGATCTTTTTACTTGTTAGAGAGGTTTAAGGGGTAATTTGCAAATTGTTGCTGTTTGTAACATGATCACTTTATGCCTTGCGTGGGGTATTTAGGTTGGAAGGAATGGTCAATGCTTTTAAGATAAGGAATGCTCGGTGGACGAAGTTAgacattttttctttaatacctTATTTCAGTGGGCTTCGACTACTGTATTTAGTGGAACTagtgtccatgattttcttgtttaaaattttcttgttcATTCGAAAAAAAAAGGGGTATTCACCATCATTTTTACCATCATCCTCGTACAATTTCATGATGTATCATTAAACTACTGGAGATTATTTGTTATGTTCAACTTGTAAACCAATCATTTGATACTACATTTAAGAATATTGAGAtaatgatgataaaaaattaaaaatgatgagaaatagatttttccttatATATTATTGGTGCAATCATATTGTTGATGGATATGCAACTACTTTTACTAACAAATGAGATAGTATCATTTCATCTATATCCAAAAAAGAttgataatatcatttcattaaaaaatgaattgttttttttaatataaattatatttacaatcataagGTGTGTAAGttttacgtattttattttaaaatattacataaatttgaaacctatataaaaaattattttttaatggtagaCTCCACTTTTTTCATAAAGTGTGTAGAGCTTGCATACCATaggtatatagcattacttttttttaatctaaatttcatattttaaataactatcatgcatttgtatcaatattataaaaatatttaaaataaactcataaattgatatgactttATCTTATAcataaatctactttataataaaaataattttataatttaatatataaatcaaatcacaTTAATTCGTAAGTTTGAGATTAAAGCATTTATCTAAAAAGATTGCATTTCCAAATCTCAAAActctttttgttaaaaaaaattctatttataagttgACATGAATAATAAATCTaacaaaacatttaaaaaaataaaatttgaactaTATAAATCAAGGTAATACTATGTataaatctcaaataaataagtcATGCGTAggccttttataaaaaagtgaattgtattaaaataaatggttttttaatacttttcatTGTGGtacacatttttataaataaaaattttactcgtCATCTTAACACATGTCACacgtaatttttttcttataaaatatataatgtatagattatgagtagaagaatttaattaatttaaaaaataacaaaaaattgaaaaataaaagcattcTCACCGAGTTATGCATTTCTAAAATATATTGTACTTTTTGACTATTAGATATAAAACACACTTGTAATGGATTATCTATTAACAAAATTTGTAGTTTTTAGCTAAAGTATCGGTAAAAAAAAGATCAAATTTAGTCTACACTGTAAAATGagtaaatcttattttattatattttttataacactctctTCTCTCTATATACATTCACAAACTTCCATAAGTTTATCTAATTAAATagcaaaatgtgataaaataaaataaactaataattaataattaaaatatgataaaataaaataaattaataattaaaaaaattaaatattttttaaattattaattactcattactatataataaataaataaatatttaatatagaaTTTTGAcgtgaatatttaaaattaaatttatcttatattattttattattatataataaaaaaataattattctaatttaaagacttatataaataaaatagttaaaatttaaatccatCCTATATTCATCAAATTTTTCCTTTACGTATACATAATTCGTTAACAATATTATAAGAGaacttttttacaaaatctaGCACAAACCTTTATCAAATTATTtgtcatcaataaaattaaattttaaaattttattattccaATAGGGTTGCAGGCTTTGTCGGTCCCCTGTCAGGTAATCGAGAGGGATGTGCCGAGTCCTcgtactcaaatattttatttaaaattaaaattaaaattaaagaagcTACGTTATCTTTGATTCTTTGCTAAAGTATTGAGATTGACAGAAGGAGTTACCCTATCATTTTTCGAAAATTATTCTCTTTTCTGGTGGGTCCCACTTGAAACAgaccccaaaaaaaataaaaataaaaatggtaagCCCATTTACTGGATAGCAACAAATTTTCCCGAGAAAATCGAAATACAGAGTTTTTATCTATCCAGGGCTGAAGACCCAGTGACGCAGCAAGAATTCCAATTCCCaccaagagattgagagagagagagagagggagagagaagagagattgaGTGATGGGGGCAATAACAAGCGCAGTGATAGCAATAGCGGGGGTGGTGCTGGGGTGGATCGCCATAGAGATCGCCTGCAAGCCATGCCTGGAACAGGGCCGTGACGCCATTGACCGCTCCCTCAATCCCGACTACGACCCTGACGACGCCGACAACGTTCGTGCCCCTCTCAACCCTAACTTCACCTCAGATCTCGAAGAACCATCTCCCGATCCACGGCCCGCTATTGTtgctccttcttcttcctccgtTCCTATCAAGGCTGTCTGATCACATGCACCTCCGATTCATCACATCTTTCATTCCCCCATGCTTTTCTCTGGTATTTTCCCAAAACCGCGATCGTACAAGTTTATAATGACTTTTCGGGCTTCtctctgtcttttttttttttttttttttttctccccaaTTTTTCGGTGGAAAAAAGGAAATGGAAATGGAATGAAATGACGGAGGTTTTCTGGTAATCTTCTGTGTGTATCCGTGTCTTTCtaatggggttttttttttttttgttaattctgTGGGGGTGAGATTGGAATGTTGGTTTGACTGACACGGATCTGTATGTTTGATTATTGTAATTTGAATCGCGGATTATTAACATACGGATTTGCATTGTTCTGGAAACTGTTTGATAAATGGTAGAAAAAAGCCTTCACAAGCCAATTGTGCGTGCGTGTCCATATTCGTACAGAGTGCATTAATTACGAAGAAAATCAATCCACATTAGCAGGAATTTGATCCAGGATAccggtgccaataaaataaaaaagaatcagCCAAGAAAAACTTGTGGAAGGGCAGTGAGGTAGAGTTACGGGTAAGCTCACCTTGTACGGCAGCAGCTGCTGCTGCTCTAGAAAGCTGTAATCCATCCAAATTTACGTGCTGTCGTCTTTTGTTTAAGCTCTACTCTAGTCTCTGCCACCCGACTTCCCTCTGAAAACTCCTACGACAGGTCggaatttgatattttatttgcgataaaaccaagaaaaattatatttaaaatatgtaaaatcaaTAACTCTTTCTAGAATAGActcttgtgtaatttttttttttattttttttaaggattgTTTAGATTATGAgaagatgattttatataaaattaaaagttgaataaaattttaatatgttaTGAAACTtaatgaaaaaaagagagtttaacatgaagatagaagcaataaagcaagagaataagaatttaaaatctttgcttaaatcttctttttgaTTGCCCACTCCTTTAGATAAGGAtgtcatgcagattcttgaagaacaagagcgtttgaagaatgaggcaaagtgcctcaaatttctgtaattttttttttcaagataataaaataatatttcacaaatatccatatttgtgtttctatcttctggtagatattctgtgtacttccttttatttcttttttaataatgcacacttcttatcaaactcataatatgaatctgaagtattaattgtatttaaaagatggtatttcagaactaataatatcattcatcttccccttgaatccgtaagggtttcagatttatatttcaaatatgtgcagttttcatgagctcttctggagcctcaatgacatttaaatcatatatataaactgcaataatagcttgtttccatttgagtTTGGATTACTTTAGATcgtataaggatctttgaaacttgatagaatacatatttctaaatgtattcagattagaagcttcagacattttctatccttcaaggattttcatatatatatatatatatatcatgatccaattatccatataaatatgcagttaatcatgcatatccaaactctcggtaactttcaaactaataaaaatctcaatatgatttcaaccactttaaaagcatatcaatattgttttttcgagaaactaacttgtgatcacattttcatattaaaagtttcaggctttttatatcatgtatataaatatccactgatatttaataaaaatcacatctttaggtgtttggacttcaagtctatatttatcacattttacttagtgatatcaattctacaggaattgagaaactgactcgtgatttatatatcacatttttatttcctttctataaatacctactgacattcaacaagtgatggcttgcaaaatttcatattgcagattttacaagttcgctcgagcggaggctcttggccgctcgagcgaattcaggcagattcaaacgctcgactgccgctcgacagggagctcgagcaggttgctgaaaaacgaagatcgctcgagcggagacattggccgctcgagcgaaatcaggcagagtcgaacgctcgatgtgcgctcgataggacgctcgagcgaaatcaggcagagtcgaacgctcgacgcgcgctcgacaccccgctcgagcgaacatcgtattttgacagattttaggttttccgtcgtgggaccatataaaaggccattcttcactctagagccgcggtttttgactggagaacactctttgggagagaaaaacataactagagggattcaaatcatttgttttggagacggaattccaatttattgcacgtacgttggattcatacacgagcacggacgggagaaaggcgttgaatcgttcccttgagcttttgacgaccagttgaggctgcaaggaagacaacattgagactcattgtagcaatatgggagctgctataaagaatattgaagtgcaaattgggcaactagccaataccatcaatgcccaacaaagaggagcttttcccagcaacactgaagtgaatccaaaggaacaatgcaaggccatcacacttaggagtggaaaagaaatagagaggtcaccattgaaggagagcaagtccacccctacagctgtgaacattggccaaagcaagaataaagtagaagaagatgagattgtcaatgacacactagaggagaccgactttgctcctacaatttcatttcctgacaatcctcctattcttgctcctccacttccttaccctcagcgttttcaaaagcaaaaactagataagcaattttctaagtttttggatatttttaagaaaattcacattaatattccttttgcagatgccttggaacaaatgccaaattatgtcaaattcttgaaggacatcatttccaagaagagaagattggaagagtttgaaacagtgaagctttctgaagaatgcagtgctattcttcaaaagaaattgcctcaaaaattgaaagatccggggagtttcactttgccttgcactattggaaattcattttttgataaagttttatgtaatcttggtgctagcattaatcttatgccactttctgtttgcaggaaattaggacttgaagagatgaagcctacaacaatttctttgcaactagcggatcggtccatcaagtatccacgcggaatcatagaagacgtattggtaaaagtggataaatttatcttccctgctgattttgtggtgttagacatggaaga
This genomic interval from Carya illinoinensis cultivar Pawnee chromosome 10, C.illinoinensisPawnee_v1, whole genome shotgun sequence contains the following:
- the LOC122278748 gene encoding uncharacterized protein LOC122278748 codes for the protein MGAITSAVIAIAGVVLGWIAIEIACKPCLEQGRDAIDRSLNPDYDPDDADNVRAPLNPNFTSDLEEPSPDPRPAIVAPSSSSVPIKAV
- the LOC122278889 gene encoding F-box/kelch-repeat protein At1g30090-like, translating into MPCKAKVYPHGFRCISIPHEGVSFVWGGMIYVARGNSTHLFELDSAEVMDPVKGIWHPIALMGTNMASYDAAVLNGKLLVTEGWIGSSVVVFGHLFVVSDLERMKLKVYDVDTDSWETIEGPPLPEQICKPFTVSANDCRIYVVGRNLYVAVGSKYLKAQPKRHSQ